In Rosa chinensis cultivar Old Blush chromosome 1, RchiOBHm-V2, whole genome shotgun sequence, a genomic segment contains:
- the LOC112168130 gene encoding receptor-like protein EIX2 encodes MTTVDGLLGNSWVRNLTFPLVVYDPMHIDLNVKGVEYEYIADFIGLIKKYLSSNNLWGEIPEEVKNLMALGSLNLSHNHLTGKIPEGIGSLHELEALDLSSNHLWGLIPSSMNSMTSLNKLNLSFSNFSGPIPSANQFHTFDPTSFEGNSGLCGPPLPTQCSSASHNDPAAKVEEDEEDKYGKLWSYASTALGFIVGF; translated from the coding sequence ATGACAACAGTAGATGGCTTGCTTGGAAACAGCTGGGTTAGGAACTTGACGTTCCCTTTGGTTGTTTATGATCCTATGCATATCGACTTAAATGTGAAAGGAGTAGAATATGAATATATTGCTGATTTCATAGGACTCATTAAAAAGTACCTGTCAAGTAATAATCTATGGGGAGAAATACCAGAAGAGGTCAAAAATCTCATGGCTTTGGGTAGCTTGAACTTATCCCATAACCATTTGACAGGAAAGATACCAGAGGGTATCGGAAGCTTACATGAGTTAGAAGCACTTGACCTCTCTAGTAACCATCTTTGGGGTTTAATTCCTTCAAGCATGAACTCCATGACTTCATTAAACAAATTGAATTTGTCATTCAGCAACTTCTCTGGGCCAATCCCATCAGCCAACCAATTCCACACCTTCGATCCAACCTCATTTGAAGGAAACTCCGGACTTTGTGGACCTCCATTGCCAACCCAATGCAGCTCAGCATCCCATAATGATCCAGCTGCAAAGgttgaggaagatgaagaagataagTATGGAAAATTATGGTCCTATGCAAGCACAGCGTTGGGGTTCATTGTAGGATTTTGA
- the LOC112168139 gene encoding receptor-like protein 43 translates to MACHKVAAAPFQLLSLVSFLLFLNPYSSIFLEATTIFANSNTVNDERSNVACIEEERKALLEFKQGLQDPLFELHSWVGKDCCNWHGIVCNNQTGNIIELRLLDTQISGTLSMSIGSLSDLETLILFNNSFSGPLPISIENLSDLRTLNLSFNFISGPLPTSIGNLSNLQSLSLSSNKIFGPLPTSIGSLSNLQSLDLLTGPDPGITPITWIRACGAHVKRQTS, encoded by the exons ATGGCTTGCCACAAAGTAGCAGCTGCTCcctttcaacttctttctcttgtcagtttccttcttttcttaaaTCCATATTCTTCTATTTTCCTTGAAGCCACAACAATATTTGCCAACTCCAATACTGTCAATGATGAGAGGTCCAATGTGGCTTGCATTGAGGAAGAGAGGAAGGCCCTCCTTGAATTCAAGCAAGGACTTCAAGATCCTTTGTTTGAGCTTCATTCTTGGGTTGGCAAAGACTGCTGCAACTGGCATGGCATAGTCTGCAACAACCAAACAGGTAACATCATCGAGCTTCGTCTTTTGGATACACAAATCTCTGGTACACTTTCAATGTCAATAGGCAGTCTTTCGGATTTGGAGACCTTGATTCTTTTTAACAATTCGTTCTCTGGCCCACTTCCGATATCaatcgaaaatctttcagatcTGCGGACCTTGAacctttctttcaatttcatctccGGTCCACTTCCGACATCGATCGGAAATCTTTCAAATTTGCAGAGCTTGTCCCTTTCttcaaacaaaattttcggTCCACTTCCGACATCTATCGGAAGTCTTTCAAATTTGCAGAGCTTGGACCttttgacaggacccgacccaggaatcaccccaattacctggatacgagcctgcggggcccacgttaagcg CCAGACTTCATAA